From the Candidatus Bipolaricaulota bacterium genome, the window CCCTCAGGTCCTTATCGGTCCGTTCTCCGGAGCGCTCGTCGACCGGTTCAGCCGCCGGACGGTGATGATCGTCGCCGATGGGGCGATCGGGCTCGCATCGGCGTGGCTCGCCTACATGTACTTCTCCGAGGCGGTTGCGGTGTGGCACATCTACCTGATCATGGCCGTCCGGGCGATCGGGGGCGGGTTTCACTGGCCGGCGATGGCCGCCTCCACCTCCCTGATGGTTCCCGACCGCCATTTGACCCGGGTCGCCGGCCTGAACCAGACGATGCAGGGGGTGACGAACATCATCGCCCCGCCCCTCGGCGCGATCTTCCTTGCGATCCTGCCGATGTACGGAATCCTGGGGATAGACGTCGCCACCGCCGCAATCGCCATCTTCCCCCTGTTCTTCATCCCGATCCCCCAGCCGGTTCGGACGGCGACGGAAGTCAGGCCGTCCTACCTGTCCGAGGTCAAGGAGGGGTTCAGCTATGTGTGGAGGTGGAAGGGACTCCTCTGGATCATCGGCGGGGCGATGCTGATCAACTTCGCCGTCGACCCCGCGTTCTCACTTCTCCCCCTCCTGGTGCGGAAGCACTTCGGCGGGGAGGCGCTCCAGCTGAGCTGGCTCGAATCGGCGTTCGGTGCCGGGGTCGTCCTCGGCGGGGTGCTGTTGAGCGTGTGGGGTGGATTCCAGCGGCGCGTG encodes:
- a CDS encoding MFS transporter, which codes for MPEVRRNWKAPFFTIWIGQQFSLIGSQLVQFALVWWLTKTTGSATVLATATMVAILPQVLIGPFSGALVDRFSRRTVMIVADGAIGLASAWLAYMYFSEAVAVWHIYLIMAVRAIGGGFHWPAMAASTSLMVPDRHLTRVAGLNQTMQGVTNIIAPPLGAIFLAILPMYGILGIDVATAAIAIFPLFFIPIPQPVRTATEVRPSYLSEVKEGFSYVWRWKGLLWIIGGAMLINFAVDPAFSLLPLLVRKHFGGEALQLSWLESAFGAGVVLGGVLLSVWGGFQRRVFTSLFGIVGMGAGILFLGLLPGSGLWYAIGTLLVVGLMNPLANGPLIAILQSTVAPEIQGRILSLLGSLVTAMSPLSLAIAGPVADLLGIRFWYVLGGATMLAAGIGAFFVPAIIHLEDGRGALEEPVSEDSKIGSATG